One genomic region from Capra hircus breed San Clemente chromosome 18, ASM170441v1, whole genome shotgun sequence encodes:
- the LOC102170082 gene encoding protein FAM187B encodes MLTTLWLLLCFALPVQESPFPISCPNRKQCQLALLSDNDIILHCNAPGAQWQFFTPLKTTWASNLTTNLNMVTMLNGSLLIKNPLPSHTGIYNCNDKDGKKVMRYEIDFQDVITLHITHKDLDQKPLQNESLSLSSKQFVFTQWEPWQDCNQCGKPGERKRLGYCYIQESLENAMPCWLYLGDEKVWSNRLRPEMQVETCHIPCTHIYAKYVVFDNFQLRNNVGSAWLTCPLGSIYRPVFWEANNLSLTWKDQLSGKSISTIMDSSNGGSWLQVFQSAIYRCFVQRELMAQFNSKVNVDPLKFLSSENSKQQPEAEETQKENGNSVLKGLNVMMLVGMVLTVLGCLLKQFHFSRRRERNKMFLVK; translated from the exons ATGCTGACGACCCTGTGGCTGTTGCTCTGCTTTGCTCTCCCGGTGCAGGAGTCGCCCTTTCCTATCAGCTGTCCAAACCGCAAACAGTGTCAACTGGCCCTGCTCTCGGACAATGACATCATCCTGCACTGCAATGCCCCTGGGGCGCAGTGGCAATTCTTCACACCACTCAAGACCACCTGGGCCAGCAATCTCACTACTAATCTCAACATGGTAACAATGCTCAATGGCAGCCTTCTCATTAAAAATCCACTACCCTCCCACACAGGCATTTATAACTGCAACGATAAGGATGGCAAGAAAGTGATGCGGTATGAAATTGACTTCCAGGATGTCATCACCCTACATATTACACACAAAGATCTGGATCAAAAGCCCCTGCAGAATGAGAGCCTGAGTCTGAGCAGCAAGCAGTTCGTCTTCACCCAGTGGGAGCCCTGGCAGGACTGTAACCAGTGTGGGAAACCAGGTGAACGCAAACGCCTGGGGTACTGCTACATCCAAGAGTCCCTGGAAAACGCGATGCCCTGCTGGCTCTATCTGGGAGATGAGAAGGTGTGGTCCAACCGCTTGAGGCCTGAGATGCAGGTGGAAACCTGCCACATCCcgtgtacacacatatatgcgaAATATGTCGTTTTTGACAACTTCCAGCTTAGAAACAACGTGGGATCTGCGTGGCTCACCTGCCCCTTAGGATCTATCTACAG GCCCGTATTCTGGGAAGCCAACAACCTCTCCCTGACATGGAAGGACCAGCTCTCCGGCAAGAGCATCAGCACCATCATGGACTCCTCCAATGGCGGCAGCTGGCTGCAGGTCTTCCAGTCGGCCATTTACAGGTGCTTCGTACAGCGAGAGCTCATGGCTCAATTCAACTCCAAGGTCAATGTGGATCCACTGAAGTTTCTGAGCTCAGAAAACTCCAAACAACAACCAGAGGCAGAGGAGACCCAGAAAGAAAACGGCAACTCTGTCCTTAAGGGGCTGAACGTGATGATGCTCGTGGGCATGGTCTTGACTGTGCTGGGGTGCCTGCTCAAACAATTCCACTTTTCCCGGAGGCGGGAGAGAAATAAGATGTTTCTGGTGAAATAA